One window of the Arthrobacter sp. zg-Y919 genome contains the following:
- a CDS encoding ABC transporter ATP-binding protein, with protein MENLLSAEKLELGYDERKVVDSLSLTLPAGRITIIVGANACGKSTLLRGLARLLKPTGGTVYLNGKDISSVPSRQVARTLGLLPQTPTAPEGITVADLVGRGRYPHQGWFRQWTPADDEAVAAALAATDTVDLAGRNVDELSGGQRQRVWIAMALAQETDILLLDEPTTFLDVTHQIEVLDLITDLNRRSGTTVAIVLHDLNLAARYADHLIAMKDGRIAAEGAPSDVVTEELVGTVFGLASRVIADPVSGTPMVVPLGRHHSAAPETDKEEPEPEAEQTQGYLPNPGDGQRRSGINEPMEAAS; from the coding sequence ATGGAGAACCTGCTTTCCGCTGAGAAGCTGGAGCTCGGATACGACGAGCGCAAAGTGGTGGACTCACTCTCGCTTACCCTGCCCGCCGGCAGGATCACGATCATTGTCGGCGCAAACGCCTGCGGAAAGTCCACACTGCTGCGCGGCCTGGCCCGGCTGCTGAAGCCCACCGGCGGCACCGTCTACCTGAACGGCAAGGACATTTCCTCCGTGCCCAGCCGGCAGGTGGCCCGCACTCTGGGCCTGCTGCCGCAGACCCCCACGGCACCCGAGGGAATCACCGTGGCGGATCTGGTGGGACGCGGCCGCTACCCGCACCAGGGCTGGTTCCGGCAATGGACCCCCGCCGACGACGAAGCCGTCGCCGCCGCCCTGGCCGCCACGGACACCGTGGACCTTGCCGGCCGGAACGTGGACGAGCTTTCCGGCGGCCAGCGCCAGCGGGTCTGGATTGCCATGGCCCTGGCCCAGGAGACGGACATCCTGCTGCTGGACGAACCCACCACCTTCCTTGATGTCACCCACCAGATCGAGGTCCTGGACCTGATCACCGACCTGAACCGGCGCTCGGGCACCACCGTCGCGATCGTGCTGCATGACCTGAACCTGGCGGCCCGCTACGCGGACCACCTGATCGCCATGAAGGACGGCCGGATTGCCGCGGAAGGCGCCCCGTCCGACGTCGTGACCGAGGAACTGGTGGGCACCGTCTTCGGGCTGGCGTCCCGCGTCATTGCGGACCCCGTCTCGGGAACACCCATGGTGGTCCCGCTTGGACGCCACCACAGCGCCGCTCCGGAGACGGACAAGGAAGAACCGGAACCGGAAGCGGAACAGACGCAGGGGTACCTGCCCAACCCGGGTGACGGCCAGCGCCGCTCCGGCATCAATGAGCCCATGGAGGCAGCATCATGA
- a CDS encoding iron chelate uptake ABC transporter family permease subunit — MLVPALLAAAVLVLFAVYVLLGTYTFTIPDFFRILFGEQIPGASYILMESKLPRAVIGTLIGVAFGIAGTVFQTLLRNPLASPDIIGISYGASASAVCAIVVFGAAGTTVSVTALLGALAVALAIYLLARRGSAAGYRLVLVGIGFAAVMQALVNFLLTRTDIRTASEALVWLTGSLNNSSWDRAAVLAVFLVVLLPAAAVLARSLRGLELGDDAAAGLGIRVETARLALIITGVGLAAVATAAAGPVAFIAFLSGPIARRLMGGESTLLSAGLVGACIVLAADFVGANLIPGVTLPVGVVTGALGAPFLLWLLVTSNRVGQGG; from the coding sequence GTGCTGGTGCCGGCGCTGCTGGCCGCCGCCGTGCTGGTGCTCTTCGCCGTCTACGTCCTGCTGGGCACCTACACCTTCACCATCCCCGATTTCTTCCGGATCCTGTTCGGTGAGCAGATCCCCGGGGCCAGCTACATCCTGATGGAGAGCAAGCTTCCCCGGGCCGTCATCGGCACCCTGATCGGGGTGGCCTTCGGAATAGCCGGCACCGTGTTCCAGACGCTGCTGCGCAACCCGCTGGCCAGCCCGGACATCATCGGCATCAGTTACGGGGCCAGCGCCAGCGCGGTGTGCGCCATCGTGGTCTTCGGCGCCGCCGGCACCACGGTCTCCGTGACCGCCCTGCTCGGAGCGCTGGCCGTGGCCCTGGCCATTTACCTGCTTGCCCGCCGCGGGTCGGCGGCCGGGTACCGGCTGGTCCTGGTGGGGATCGGCTTTGCCGCCGTGATGCAGGCACTGGTGAATTTCCTGCTCACCCGGACCGATATCCGCACCGCTTCCGAAGCCCTGGTGTGGCTCACCGGCTCACTGAACAACAGCAGCTGGGACCGTGCCGCGGTCCTGGCCGTGTTCCTGGTGGTGCTGCTGCCCGCCGCGGCCGTACTCGCCCGCAGCCTGCGCGGACTGGAGCTGGGCGACGACGCCGCTGCCGGGCTCGGCATCCGGGTCGAAACGGCACGGCTGGCCCTGATCATCACCGGCGTCGGACTGGCCGCCGTTGCCACCGCGGCCGCCGGACCGGTGGCCTTCATCGCGTTCCTGTCCGGGCCCATCGCCCGCCGGCTGATGGGTGGGGAATCCACCCTGCTTTCGGCCGGGCTGGTGGGCGCGTGCATCGTCCTGGCTGCGGACTTCGTCGGCGCCAACCTGATTCCCGGAGTCACCCTGCCCGTGGGCGTCGTCACCGGTGCGCTCGGGGCCCCTTTTCTTCTGTGGCTGCTGGTCACGTCAAACCGCGTAGGCCAAGGAGGCTGA
- a CDS encoding NAD(P)/FAD-dependent oxidoreductase — MTSSNSSSPVSGYDVVIVGGGMAGLTAALVLGRARRRVLVLDAGAPRNSPAGHVHGFPTRDGMSPAELLKLARDEVRGYGVEVIQATVAAVEPDGTVRTGDGREFRGRQLILATGLRDVLPDIEGLRDRWGRDVLQCPYCHGYETADKVLAVLGTEETSIQQAQLVRTFSPDVVLVLHADIKLSDEDAHGLASLGIKVLDGKVAEVQVENDALAGLVLADGRTVPCEALFLEPAAEMDKGLTEHLKVDDDGCIVTNELGRTSQDRIWAVGNATDPSAQVVAAAGDAYRLAVVVNAKLLEEDLGLARASAGEDPAAGLVEAASLREAV, encoded by the coding sequence ATGACCAGTTCGAACTCTTCATCACCAGTGTCCGGATACGACGTTGTCATAGTGGGTGGCGGCATGGCCGGCCTCACTGCCGCGCTCGTACTCGGCCGGGCCCGCCGCCGGGTTCTGGTGCTCGACGCCGGAGCTCCGCGCAACTCGCCCGCCGGCCACGTCCACGGCTTCCCCACCCGTGACGGCATGTCCCCTGCCGAATTGCTGAAGCTTGCCCGTGACGAGGTCCGCGGCTACGGCGTCGAAGTAATCCAGGCCACGGTTGCCGCCGTCGAACCCGACGGCACCGTCCGGACCGGCGACGGCCGGGAATTCCGCGGGCGGCAGCTGATCCTCGCCACCGGACTGCGGGACGTGCTGCCGGATATCGAGGGCCTGCGGGACCGCTGGGGCCGCGACGTGCTGCAGTGCCCCTACTGCCACGGCTACGAAACGGCAGACAAGGTCCTGGCCGTGCTGGGCACCGAGGAAACGTCCATCCAACAGGCGCAGCTGGTCCGCACGTTCTCCCCGGATGTGGTGCTGGTGCTGCACGCGGATATCAAGCTCAGCGACGAGGATGCCCACGGCCTGGCCTCCCTGGGGATCAAGGTGCTGGACGGCAAGGTCGCGGAAGTTCAGGTTGAAAACGATGCCCTGGCCGGCCTGGTGCTGGCCGACGGACGGACAGTGCCCTGCGAGGCGCTGTTCCTGGAGCCGGCGGCCGAAATGGACAAGGGACTCACCGAACACCTGAAAGTGGACGACGACGGCTGCATCGTCACCAACGAGCTGGGCCGCACCAGCCAGGACCGGATCTGGGCCGTGGGCAACGCCACCGACCCCTCGGCGCAGGTGGTGGCCGCAGCCGGCGACGCGTACCGCCTGGCCGTGGTGGTCAACGCCAAGCTGCTCGAAGAGGACCTTGGCCTGGCGAGGGCTTCCGCAGGGGAGGACCCGGCTGCGGGACTGGTGGAAGCCGCATCCCTGCGGGAAGCCGTGTAG
- a CDS encoding iron chelate uptake ABC transporter family permease subunit, with product MLTLAVLAVASAASVAVGARPVAPGTVWDALTAFDPSNGDHAVVLSRVPRTVLGLVTGAALGLAGAAMQGVARNPLADPGILGVNAGAAFAVVLGIYVFGITSLSGYVWFALAGAAGAAAIVYLVAGAGREGATPVKLALAGAALSAGLMSLLTAVLVSSQQTLDTFRFWQVGSVSGRDWNTIAAVLPFLAAGALITVFAGRALNGLGLGDDVARGLGQRVGLSRGITALGVVLLCGGATAAAGPIAFIGLVIPHVVRSFTGPDYRLILPFSMLLAPALLVTADVIGRVLLPPGEIPVGVTTAVIGAPVFIWLVRRRKLAEL from the coding sequence ATCCTGACCCTCGCCGTGCTTGCCGTGGCATCCGCCGCGTCCGTCGCCGTCGGCGCCCGGCCGGTGGCCCCCGGCACCGTGTGGGACGCCCTGACCGCCTTCGACCCGTCCAACGGCGACCACGCAGTGGTCCTTTCCCGCGTTCCCCGCACGGTCCTGGGGCTGGTTACCGGCGCCGCCCTGGGCCTGGCCGGCGCGGCGATGCAGGGCGTGGCCCGCAACCCGCTGGCCGACCCCGGCATCCTCGGCGTCAACGCCGGAGCGGCTTTCGCCGTCGTGCTGGGCATCTACGTTTTCGGCATTACCAGCCTCAGCGGCTACGTCTGGTTCGCGCTGGCCGGCGCAGCCGGAGCCGCCGCCATCGTCTATCTGGTGGCAGGCGCCGGCCGCGAAGGTGCCACTCCGGTCAAGCTGGCGCTGGCCGGCGCCGCGCTGAGCGCCGGATTGATGTCCCTGCTCACCGCCGTGCTGGTCTCCAGCCAGCAGACCCTCGACACCTTCCGGTTCTGGCAGGTGGGCAGCGTGTCCGGCCGTGACTGGAACACCATCGCCGCGGTGCTGCCGTTCCTCGCCGCCGGGGCCCTGATCACCGTCTTCGCCGGCCGCGCCCTGAACGGCCTGGGCCTGGGCGACGACGTCGCCCGCGGACTGGGCCAGCGCGTGGGCCTCAGCCGGGGAATCACCGCGCTGGGCGTGGTGCTGCTGTGCGGTGGAGCCACCGCCGCCGCCGGTCCCATCGCGTTCATCGGCCTGGTCATTCCGCACGTGGTGCGCAGCTTCACCGGCCCCGACTACCGGTTGATCCTGCCCTTCTCCATGCTGCTCGCCCCGGCCCTCCTGGTGACCGCCGACGTCATCGGCCGGGTCCTGCTGCCGCCGGGGGAGATTCCCGTGGGCGTCACCACCGCCGTGATCGGCGCGCCCGTCTTCATCTGGCTCGTGCGCCGCCGGAAGCTGGCCGAACTGTGA
- a CDS encoding NAD-dependent epimerase/dehydratase family protein encodes MRVAVIGATGNVGTAILRRLADARIERGDLEVVGIARRIPDTSLPPYTGVEWHSIDVGDTGNVEVLADALRGADAVIHLAWLIQPNRDEAELHRVNVQGTENALAAAAAAGVRQFVCASSVGAYSPAPKDRLTDESWPARGIASSHYSRHKGEQEALLDRFQLEYPEIAVARLRPGLIFSSDAGSEIAGYFVGRVIPKFVLNKLRLPLIPLPAEFVFQAVHADDIADAYWRVVAQRAEGAFNIAADPVITPEILAGVLGAKRILNVPVKLVRAVVGLTWAAHLQATDPGWIDMAAGAPVMDTTRAREELGWQPRRTSLESLRYVLDGMSAGDGVSGSPLLAPRRRERA; translated from the coding sequence ATGCGAGTAGCCGTTATCGGAGCAACCGGAAACGTGGGGACAGCCATTCTGCGGCGGCTTGCCGACGCCCGCATCGAGCGCGGCGACCTGGAGGTTGTAGGCATTGCCCGCCGGATTCCGGACACCTCGCTGCCTCCCTACACCGGCGTCGAGTGGCACTCCATCGATGTCGGCGACACCGGGAACGTGGAGGTGCTGGCCGATGCGCTCCGCGGCGCGGACGCGGTGATCCACCTCGCCTGGCTCATCCAGCCCAACCGCGACGAGGCGGAACTGCACCGGGTCAACGTCCAGGGCACGGAGAATGCCCTGGCCGCGGCAGCGGCCGCCGGGGTCCGCCAGTTTGTCTGTGCTTCCTCGGTGGGGGCGTACAGCCCGGCCCCCAAGGACCGCCTGACGGACGAGTCCTGGCCGGCGCGCGGCATCGCCAGTTCGCACTACAGCCGGCACAAGGGCGAGCAGGAAGCCCTGCTGGACCGGTTCCAGCTGGAGTACCCGGAGATTGCGGTGGCACGCCTGCGTCCGGGGCTGATTTTCTCTTCCGACGCCGGAAGCGAGATCGCCGGCTATTTCGTCGGCCGGGTGATCCCCAAGTTCGTCCTGAACAAGCTGCGCCTGCCGCTGATCCCGCTGCCCGCCGAGTTTGTCTTCCAGGCGGTCCACGCCGATGACATCGCGGACGCGTACTGGCGCGTGGTGGCCCAGCGGGCCGAAGGCGCGTTCAACATCGCCGCCGATCCGGTCATCACCCCCGAGATTTTGGCCGGGGTGCTGGGTGCCAAGCGGATCCTGAACGTGCCGGTGAAACTGGTGCGCGCCGTCGTCGGCCTGACCTGGGCCGCGCATCTGCAGGCCACCGATCCCGGCTGGATCGACATGGCCGCCGGTGCACCGGTCATGGACACCACCCGGGCGAGGGAAGAGCTGGGCTGGCAGCCCCGCCGGACCTCGCTCGAATCGCTGCGGTATGTGCTGGACGGAATGAGCGCCGGCGACGGCGTGTCCGGCTCCCCGCTGCTGGCACCCCGCCGACGGGAACGGGCCTAG
- a CDS encoding glutathione S-transferase C-terminal domain-containing protein, translated as MTTQGSAPADSAAHSTIGSYVTGGTEYTRDTNYIETRITRDGRDGYPVEAGRYRLVAARACPWANRTIIVRRLLGLEDAISLGLPGPTHDARSWTFDLDPDGRDPVLDIERLQEAFFKRVPGYQRGITVPAIVDVPTGAVVTNNFPQITLDFSTEWKDFHREGAPDLLPAEHMEEMEQVNKRIFTEVNNGVYRCGFAGSQEAYDAAYDRLWTAMDWLEERLSRQRYLIGDTITEADVRLFTTLVRFDPVYHGHFKCNRNKLTEMPALWGYARDLFQTPGFGDTVDFEQIKAHYYVVHEDINPTGIVPRGPELSGWLSAHGREELGGRPFGDGTAPGPVREAERVAAGHGAGN; from the coding sequence ATGACCACTCAGGGATCAGCCCCGGCGGACAGCGCCGCGCACAGCACCATCGGCTCCTATGTCACCGGGGGCACCGAGTACACCCGGGACACGAACTACATAGAAACCAGGATCACCCGTGACGGCCGCGACGGCTACCCCGTGGAGGCGGGCCGGTACCGGCTGGTCGCCGCCCGTGCCTGCCCCTGGGCCAACCGGACCATCATTGTCCGGCGGCTGCTGGGCCTGGAGGACGCCATTTCGCTGGGCCTGCCCGGACCCACCCACGATGCCCGCAGCTGGACCTTTGACCTCGACCCCGACGGGCGGGACCCGGTCCTGGATATCGAACGTCTGCAGGAGGCCTTCTTTAAGCGGGTCCCCGGCTATCAGCGCGGGATCACGGTCCCGGCCATCGTCGACGTCCCCACCGGCGCCGTGGTGACCAACAACTTCCCCCAGATCACCCTGGACTTCTCCACCGAGTGGAAGGACTTCCACCGCGAGGGTGCCCCGGACCTGCTTCCGGCCGAGCACATGGAGGAGATGGAACAGGTCAACAAGCGGATCTTCACCGAGGTGAACAACGGTGTGTACCGGTGCGGCTTCGCCGGATCCCAGGAGGCCTACGACGCCGCCTATGACCGGCTGTGGACAGCCATGGACTGGCTGGAAGAACGGCTTTCCCGGCAGCGCTACCTGATCGGCGACACCATCACGGAGGCGGACGTCCGCCTCTTCACCACGCTGGTGCGCTTTGATCCCGTCTACCACGGGCACTTCAAGTGCAACCGGAACAAGCTCACGGAAATGCCTGCACTCTGGGGTTACGCCCGGGACCTGTTCCAGACGCCCGGCTTCGGGGACACCGTGGACTTCGAGCAGATCAAGGCGCACTACTACGTGGTGCATGAGGACATCAATCCCACCGGAATTGTGCCCCGCGGGCCGGAGCTGTCCGGCTGGCTCTCAGCGCACGGCCGCGAGGAGCTGGGCGGCCGTCCGTTCGGCGACGGGACTGCCCCCGGACCGGTGCGGGAGGCAGAGCGTGTGGCCGCGGGTCACGGCGCCGGAAACTAA
- a CDS encoding TetR/AcrR family transcriptional regulator, whose amino-acid sequence MKDGGVIASDTVQQGGTLRKRDPERTRAEILAVSTEVFAAQGYSGARVDEIADRTRTTKRMIYYYFGSKEQLYLAVLKKAYSGIREAERAIQVDSLKPTEAIRQLAELTYDHHVRHSDFIRLVMIENIHRGVFIRQIDSIRDLAEPAVGILDEILERGQAEGVFRHDVDAFDVHLLISAYCVFQVANQYTFGYLFGRDLHAPPLNGHLRSMLGDVVAAWLLAPEGTPRPAL is encoded by the coding sequence ATGAAAGACGGTGGAGTTATCGCCAGCGATACCGTGCAGCAGGGCGGAACACTGCGGAAGCGTGACCCGGAACGGACCCGCGCCGAAATTTTGGCGGTATCCACCGAGGTTTTCGCCGCACAGGGTTATTCCGGAGCGCGCGTCGACGAAATTGCGGACCGGACCCGCACCACCAAGCGGATGATCTATTACTACTTCGGCAGCAAGGAACAGCTTTACCTGGCGGTGCTCAAGAAGGCCTACAGCGGCATCCGCGAGGCGGAGCGGGCCATCCAGGTGGACAGCCTGAAACCCACCGAGGCCATCCGGCAACTGGCCGAACTCACCTATGACCACCATGTGCGCCACAGCGACTTCATCCGGCTGGTCATGATCGAAAACATCCACCGGGGTGTCTTCATCCGGCAGATCGACTCAATCCGCGACCTGGCGGAACCCGCTGTCGGCATCCTCGACGAGATCCTGGAGCGTGGGCAGGCCGAGGGAGTCTTCCGCCATGACGTGGATGCCTTTGACGTGCATCTGCTCATCAGCGCGTACTGCGTCTTCCAGGTGGCGAACCAGTACACCTTCGGCTATCTCTTTGGCCGGGACCTGCACGCCCCGCCGCTGAACGGGCATCTGCGGTCGATGCTCGGGGACGTCGTGGCGGCGTGGCTGCTGGCACCGGAGGGAACTCCCCGGCCGGCGTTGTGA
- a CDS encoding phosphotriesterase-related protein, which translates to MRSTTAAHTVPTFTGDVPADELGTTLIHEHVFVGHPELDLNLPHPEWDEEQAVEKAVAGFERLYALGVRTVVDLTVPGLGRDVARVLRVARRSPVRLVAATGYYTADGLPQFFRTHGPGGLVDSEDPLVELFLRDIREGIAGTDIRAGMLKVFSDADGITADVERVFAAAAHAHLETGVPVTTHSHAPSRGGIGQQQLLARLGVPLDRVVIGHAGDSDDLDYLMALADAGSFLGFDRFGMEHVVSDAQRFRMLWALISRGYADQIVLSHDAAFFSRITPPSWRKRTVPNWHMENVHTRVLPRLRELGLDDGVLDAMMIDNPRRLLAHAGHK; encoded by the coding sequence GTGCGGTCGACGACGGCGGCGCACACCGTTCCAACCTTTACCGGTGACGTGCCCGCGGACGAGCTCGGGACAACCCTGATCCATGAGCACGTTTTCGTGGGCCATCCGGAACTTGACCTCAATCTGCCCCATCCTGAATGGGATGAGGAGCAGGCGGTCGAGAAGGCTGTGGCCGGTTTCGAGCGGCTCTACGCGCTCGGGGTGCGCACCGTCGTCGACCTCACAGTGCCTGGGCTGGGACGCGATGTTGCCCGGGTGCTCCGCGTGGCGCGGCGCAGCCCGGTTCGGCTGGTCGCGGCCACGGGGTACTACACCGCTGACGGGCTGCCACAGTTTTTCCGGACCCACGGCCCCGGCGGCCTGGTGGACTCGGAGGATCCGTTGGTGGAGCTGTTCCTGCGGGATATCCGGGAAGGAATTGCCGGCACGGATATCCGGGCGGGCATGTTGAAGGTCTTTTCCGATGCCGACGGCATCACTGCCGACGTCGAACGCGTGTTCGCGGCTGCGGCGCACGCCCATTTGGAAACCGGGGTACCGGTGACCACCCACTCGCACGCTCCCTCCCGCGGCGGGATCGGCCAGCAGCAGCTGCTGGCGCGGCTGGGGGTGCCGCTGGACCGCGTAGTGATCGGCCATGCGGGGGACTCCGACGACCTTGACTATCTAATGGCCCTCGCCGACGCCGGATCCTTCCTGGGCTTCGACCGGTTCGGCATGGAGCATGTGGTCTCCGACGCGCAGCGGTTCCGCATGCTGTGGGCACTCATCAGCCGGGGCTACGCTGACCAAATAGTGCTCTCGCATGACGCGGCTTTCTTCAGCAGGATCACCCCGCCGTCCTGGCGCAAGCGGACCGTGCCGAACTGGCACATGGAAAACGTGCATACCCGGGTGCTGCCCCGCCTCCGCGAACTGGGGCTGGACGACGGCGTCCTGGACGCAATGATGATTGACAATCCCCGCCGCCTGTTGGCGCATGCGGGCCACAAATGA
- a CDS encoding APC family permease — MEETTQEKPASKLKQGITGPMLYLFILGDVLGAGIYALVGEVSGEVGGAIWVPLLVALVLALLTAASYAELVTKYPKAGGAAVFAQRAFKVPAISFLVGFAMLAAGVTSAAGLALAFTGDYLSPFLDVPPVPAAIVFLLLVALLNARGISESVRSNVVMTVIELSGLVLVIVLVGLMLGQDEGYTEQITEFPVGVNPGTAVLGASVIAYYSFVGFEVSANVAEEVRDVRRVYPKAIFGAMLTAGLVYVLIGLAASIALPTEDLTGSSGPLLDVVSATGFGVPDWLFSLIALIAVANGALLTMIMSSRLTFGMSEQGLLPAVFSRVLPNRRTPWVAIIATTAIAMLLTMTGGLASLAETVVLLLLFVFLSTNVAVIVLRRDKVAEKHFQAPIVVPYLAIASCLLLLTQQDGTVWLRAGALMAVGLLLFGARFLAKGKNLGAKPRRGRKSQDAGKEQ; from the coding sequence ATGGAAGAAACCACGCAGGAAAAGCCTGCCTCCAAACTCAAGCAGGGCATCACCGGCCCCATGCTTTATTTGTTCATTTTGGGCGACGTCCTCGGCGCCGGTATTTACGCGCTGGTGGGCGAAGTGTCCGGTGAAGTCGGCGGGGCCATCTGGGTTCCGCTGCTGGTTGCCCTCGTCCTCGCACTGCTGACCGCGGCCTCGTACGCCGAATTGGTGACGAAGTATCCCAAGGCCGGCGGTGCGGCGGTGTTCGCCCAGCGTGCCTTCAAGGTCCCGGCCATTTCCTTCCTGGTCGGTTTCGCCATGCTGGCCGCCGGCGTGACCAGCGCCGCGGGCCTGGCATTGGCGTTCACCGGGGACTACCTCAGCCCGTTCCTGGATGTGCCGCCGGTCCCGGCTGCCATCGTGTTCCTGCTGCTGGTGGCGCTGCTGAACGCCCGCGGAATTTCCGAGTCGGTGCGCAGCAACGTGGTGATGACCGTGATTGAGCTTTCCGGCCTCGTGCTGGTGATTGTGCTGGTCGGCCTGATGCTGGGCCAGGACGAGGGTTACACCGAGCAGATCACCGAGTTCCCGGTAGGCGTGAATCCGGGCACCGCCGTCCTTGGCGCGTCCGTCATTGCCTACTACTCCTTCGTCGGCTTCGAGGTTTCGGCCAACGTTGCCGAAGAGGTCCGTGACGTCCGCCGGGTCTACCCGAAGGCGATTTTCGGCGCCATGCTCACCGCCGGCCTGGTCTACGTCCTGATCGGACTGGCCGCCTCGATTGCGCTGCCGACCGAGGACCTCACCGGCTCCTCAGGCCCGCTGCTCGACGTCGTCAGCGCCACCGGCTTCGGCGTCCCGGACTGGCTCTTCAGCCTGATCGCCCTGATCGCCGTGGCCAACGGCGCCCTGCTGACCATGATCATGTCCTCACGGCTGACCTTCGGCATGTCGGAGCAGGGCCTGCTTCCCGCCGTCTTCAGCCGGGTGCTGCCCAACCGCAGGACTCCGTGGGTGGCCATCATCGCCACCACCGCCATCGCCATGCTGCTGACCATGACCGGCGGGCTGGCCTCCCTGGCGGAGACCGTGGTCCTGCTGCTGCTCTTCGTCTTCCTGAGCACGAATGTGGCAGTCATTGTGCTGCGCAGGGACAAGGTAGCGGAAAAACACTTCCAGGCCCCCATTGTGGTGCCGTACCTGGCCATCGCGTCCTGCCTGCTGCTGCTGACCCAGCAGGACGGCACCGTGTGGCTGCGGGCCGGAGCGCTGATGGCCGTTGGCCTGCTGTTGTTCGGCGCGCGGTTCCTGGCCAAGGGGAAGAACCTCGGCGCCAAGCCACGGCGCGGCCGGAAATCCCAGGACGCGGGCAAGGAACAGTAA